In a genomic window of Columba livia isolate bColLiv1 breed racing homer chromosome 4, bColLiv1.pat.W.v2, whole genome shotgun sequence:
- the LOC102094289 gene encoding cytochrome P450 4V2 isoform X2: MLKLWVGPLPVMVLFHPDSVEAILSSSKHIEKSYLYKFMQPWLGTGLLTSTGDKWRSRRKMITPTFHFSILTDFLEVMNEQGCILLEKLEKHVDKEPFNVFLDITLCALDIICETAMGKNVGAQENKDSEYVRAIYRMSDLIQERQKSPWLWPDLVYMLFKEGREHERNLKILHNFTDTVIAEKAAELENTKKMRCDNDTGCEESGSKKRKAFLDMLLSATDDEGNKLSYRDIREEVDTFMFEGHDTTAAAMNWALYLLGHNPEAQKKVHRELDEVFGGNTERPVTMDDLKNLRYLECVLKEALRIFPSVPLFARTLREDCCIRGYQVPKGTNVVVVTYALHRDPEIFPDPEEFKPERFFPENSKGRHPYAYVPFSAGPRNCIGQRFAQMEEKALLALILRRFWVDSCQKPEDLGITGELILRPNNGIWIKLKRRPNTRSV; encoded by the exons ATGCTTAAACTTTGGGTAGGACCACTGCCTGTCATGGTTTTGTTTCACCCTGACAGTGTAGAG GCTATTCTGAGCAGTTCAAAACATATTGAAAAATCATACCTGTACAAATTCATGCAGCCGTGGCTGGGCACTGGACTTCTGACAAG CACTGGAGATAAGTGGCGGTCGCGGAGGAAGATGATAACTCCCACATTCCACTTCTCAATCTTAACTGACTTTCTAGAGGTTATGAATGAACAAGGATGTATTTTATTGGAGAAACTTGAAAAGCATGTTGACAAGGAACCATTTAATGTCTTTCTGGACATCACTCTATGTGCCCTTGATATAATCTGTG AAACAGCAATGGGCAAGAATGTGGGTGCTCAGGAGAATAAGGATTCTGAGTATGTTCGTGCTATCTACAG GATGAGCGATCTAATCCAAGAACGACAGAAGAGCCCTTGGCTTTGGCCTGATCTTGTATACATGCTGTTCAAAGAAGGGAGAGAACATGAGAGGAATCTCAAGATCCTTCACAATTTTACTGATACG GTAATTgcagaaaaagctgcagaactTGAAAACACCAAGAAAATGAGATGTGATAATGATACCGGCTGTGAAGAAAGTGGatccaaaaagagaaaagctttcCTTGATATGCTGCTGAGTGCAACAGATGATGAAGGGAACAAATTGAGCTACAGGGACATTCGTGAAGAAGTGGATACTTTCATGTTTGAG GGCCATGATACAACAGCAGCTGCTATGAACTGGGCCCTGTACTTACTTGGACACAATCCTGAAGCCCAGAAGAAGGTTcacagagaactggatgaggTATTTG GAGGCAACACTGAACGTCCTGTTACAATGGATGATTTGAAGAATCTTCGATACCTTGAGTGTGTTCTGAAAGAAGCCCTTCGGATCTTCCCTTCGGTTCCACTGTTTGCCCGGACCTTGAGAGAGGATTGCTGTATTA gaGGATATCAGGTACCAAAAGGCACAAATGTTGTTGTCGTAACTTATGCCCTGCATAGAGATCCTGAGATCTTCCCAGACCCGGAGGAATTCAAGCCTGAGCGATTCTTCCCTGAAAACAGCAAGGGAAGGCATCCATATGCTTACGTGCCCTTCTCTGCCGGTCCCAGGAACTGCATTG GTCAGCGTTTTGCACAAATGGAGGAGAAAGCTCTTCTAGCCCTTATCCTGCGGCGCTTTTGGGTGGACTCATGTCAAAAACCAGAAGACCTTGGTATAACTGGAGAGCTGATTCTTCGTCCAAATAATGGCATCTGGATTAAGCTGAAGCGAAGGCCAAACACTAGATCAGTATGA